A single window of Xylocopilactobacillus apicola DNA harbors:
- a CDS encoding MBL fold metallo-hydrolase: MFVSILASSSKGNATYIESKKEKILVDAGLSAKKIQNALGKIGRSMNDVNHLFVTHEHSDHVRGVGVLARRYPNLLIYANLKTMQVMATKVGEIPADQLIDFEPGQTISIGDIDVESFGVSHDAILPQFYQFHCDNKSFAILTDTGYVSDKIKYQIRNADMFLFESNHDLEMLRMGLYPWPLKQRILSDRGHLSNDESGEALADLIGLETKKIFLGHLSPENNMKPLARITVENILIDDGFAVNHDFEILDTDPENPTDLLEV; this comes from the coding sequence ATGTTTGTTAGTATTTTAGCAAGTTCTAGTAAAGGTAATGCAACATATATTGAAAGTAAGAAAGAAAAGATTTTAGTTGATGCAGGTCTTTCGGCAAAGAAGATTCAAAATGCTCTTGGAAAAATAGGGAGGTCAATGAACGATGTTAATCATCTATTTGTCACTCACGAACACAGTGATCATGTTCGCGGAGTGGGGGTTCTTGCCAGACGTTATCCCAATTTATTAATCTATGCAAATCTTAAAACTATGCAGGTTATGGCAACTAAAGTGGGAGAAATTCCGGCCGACCAATTGATTGATTTCGAACCAGGACAAACGATTTCAATTGGCGATATTGATGTTGAAAGTTTTGGCGTATCACATGATGCAATTTTGCCTCAATTTTATCAATTCCATTGTGATAACAAATCATTTGCCATATTAACTGACACAGGATATGTTTCAGATAAAATAAAATATCAAATTCGTAACGCCGATATGTTTCTATTTGAAAGCAATCACGATTTGGAGATGCTTAGAATGGGACTTTATCCCTGGCCATTAAAACAACGAATATTAAGCGATCGCGGACATCTATCAAATGATGAAAGTGGGGAAGCGCTGGCCGATCTAATTGGCCTAGAAACTAAAAAAATTTTTCTAGGACACCTATCGCCGGAAAACAACATGAAACCATTAGCCCGTATTACCGTTGAAAATATCTTGATTGATGACGGATTTGCGGTTAATCACGATTTTGAGATTTTAGATACTGATCCAGAAAATCCAACCGATTTGTTAGAGGTTTAA
- the rlmH gene encoding 23S rRNA (pseudouridine(1915)-N(3))-methyltransferase RlmH encodes MLKIKIIAVGKIKEKYFQAGIDEYQKRMQIFAKTELITVSEEKFNGTPGEQQIKKIVEQEALRINEQIKPGEYVIANMIQGKQLSSIEFAKEISKIELTSSTIDFIIGGSYGLPDNFQRDLAISFGKMTFPHQLFRLVLCEQIYRALMINNHRQYHK; translated from the coding sequence ATGTTAAAAATAAAAATTATTGCGGTTGGAAAAATTAAGGAAAAATATTTTCAAGCAGGAATCGATGAGTATCAAAAAAGAATGCAAATTTTCGCTAAAACTGAATTAATTACAGTCAGTGAAGAAAAGTTTAACGGGACCCCGGGAGAACAGCAAATTAAAAAAATCGTTGAACAGGAGGCCTTAAGAATTAACGAACAGATTAAACCTGGTGAATACGTGATTGCTAATATGATTCAAGGAAAACAATTAAGCTCAATTGAATTCGCTAAAGAAATCTCCAAAATTGAATTAACCTCTTCTACTATTGACTTCATCATTGGTGGTTCTTATGGATTACCAGACAATTTTCAACGAGATCTGGCAATCTCTTTTGGAAAAATGACTTTTCCTCACCAATTGTTCCGTTTAGTCCTTTGTGAACAAATTTATCGGGCACTAATGATCAATAATCACCGCCAGTATCACAAATAA
- a CDS encoding YycH family regulatory protein yields the protein MHKIFIRISLTVLIFLSFYLSFIIWTNNGGLRKNAVISSKNMTQVDYSRNLTNLYTPIKIFYVDQDSNKNLIPGRTNEVTAEVKRRLKNLNLKKLSAYNVDTNKHYESIIDNNNSVQLYYQSPLSIKILAQVFGFKFDKDIGEFPANRIIIAEVSPIECEIYFANDKTRKYYYSSLNLETDKIFSLAKNAKNRILIKERKSHDNFITLFQSPVPLKSYTYLIKTLDDSYYVSSFMSNDGSAGLTFDSKTNTYKKGLTKTLTIDNKTGTVHFVDYHLEEKDVPHDLTSLLNLSKGVMQIIGNPFNSFRYFSNPEHNRVVFRSYIDGFPVFFSQKNGDISLSWGKTSESLYFANSTLEVPISTSQNSRMLEETDTLIEKLNRKGIATKDIQDIQIGYSMVKNRESTEVVDLLPQYFVKLNGTYRAAATILNQNLGGS from the coding sequence ATGCATAAAATTTTTATTAGAATCTCCTTAACCGTTTTGATATTTCTTAGTTTCTATTTGTCCTTCATTATCTGGACCAACAATGGCGGATTAAGAAAAAATGCGGTTATTTCAAGTAAGAATATGACACAAGTTGACTACTCACGTAATTTAACAAATCTTTATACTCCTATTAAAATTTTCTACGTTGATCAAGATAGCAACAAAAACTTAATCCCTGGCCGAACAAACGAAGTTACAGCTGAAGTCAAACGACGCTTAAAGAATTTAAATTTAAAAAAATTATCAGCTTATAATGTCGATACCAATAAACATTACGAATCGATTATTGATAATAACAATAGCGTTCAACTCTATTATCAATCTCCTTTAAGTATCAAGATTTTAGCTCAGGTCTTTGGCTTTAAATTTGACAAAGACATTGGAGAATTTCCCGCTAATCGGATTATTATTGCTGAAGTTTCTCCAATTGAATGTGAAATCTATTTTGCTAATGACAAAACGAGGAAATATTATTATTCAAGCCTTAATTTAGAGACTGACAAAATTTTTTCTCTTGCCAAAAATGCTAAAAATCGGATTTTAATTAAAGAGCGAAAATCTCATGACAATTTTATCACGCTTTTTCAAAGTCCTGTTCCATTAAAGTCTTATACGTATTTGATTAAAACCTTAGATGATAGTTACTACGTATCTAGCTTTATGTCCAACGATGGTTCGGCCGGACTAACTTTTGATAGCAAGACTAATACTTACAAAAAAGGATTGACCAAAACACTAACAATTGATAATAAAACGGGTACCGTTCATTTCGTTGATTACCATCTAGAAGAAAAAGACGTTCCTCATGATTTGACTTCTCTATTAAATTTAAGTAAAGGAGTTATGCAGATTATTGGCAATCCTTTTAATAGTTTTCGATATTTTTCAAATCCAGAACATAATCGGGTGGTTTTTCGTAGTTATATTGATGGATTTCCAGTATTTTTTAGTCAAAAAAATGGAGATATTTCTCTTTCGTGGGGCAAAACGTCTGAATCATTGTACTTTGCAAATTCAACTTTAGAAGTTCCAATTTCTACGTCACAAAACAGTAGAATGCTTGAAGAAACTGATACCTTAATTGAAAAGTTAAACCGTAAGGGTATTGCAACCAAAGATATTCAAGATATTCAAATTGGGTATTCAATGGTTAAAAATCGTGAGAGTACTGAAGTAGTCGATTTATTACCACAATATTTTGTTAAATTGAATGGAACATACCGTGCGGCTGCAACAATTCTTAATCAGAATTTAGGAGGCAGCTAA
- the walK gene encoding cell wall metabolism sensor histidine kinase WalK: MSKIFNFFRSLTFKIAIVFILLLLVTVEIIGAYFVRTSQNQGVRNFQTTIDNIFPNYVLNQLGNDIINPNVTQGNSDIQNVLNYSQENDVTSLQVVDKKGTIRGDSNINNRALIGQKTTNSDIKDALYSGQPQRKQVFDRSYGNTYVLAMPIKLTNNSTNANTTVGVVYVRASMESVYNNVSRMMIIFYTATVAAVFLAIILAIIISRTMTRPIDDVKNQAIKLAKGDYSSLVPVYSSDDLGQLAQSINEFSLQIREAHDLSQRERNRLDSVLFHMTDGVIATDRVGKISIINERALEFLNLEREEIVGKSILEVLKLDDQYSVREILEQPHGIKIDQNHGQEDELILNVDFATLKAANGYITGLVCVLHDITEQQKNDREQREFVSNVSHELRTPLTSMRSYLEALDDGAWQDKNYAPKFINVSLNETNRMIRMINDLLNLSRLDRGTFKLNLEYIDLIEFTNFVLDRFDMMIKTDGGDHQNSKAVSDFEDLNKKKYRIIRRYDRSSIWLEVDPDRLMQVIDNIINNAIKYSPEGGEIRVEIKTTDHNVIFAITDQGQGISKKERSKIFNRFYRIERARSRMNGGTGLGLAISKEVIETLGGHIWVESKENVGSTFSFSLPYDWHKWEDQNA; the protein is encoded by the coding sequence ATGAGTAAGATTTTTAATTTTTTTAGATCACTTACTTTTAAGATTGCGATAGTTTTCATTTTGCTCCTGCTCGTAACAGTCGAGATCATAGGGGCTTATTTTGTGAGGACTAGTCAAAATCAAGGGGTCAGAAATTTTCAGACAACGATTGATAACATTTTTCCAAACTATGTATTAAATCAATTGGGAAACGATATTATTAACCCCAATGTGACTCAAGGAAATAGTGATATTCAAAATGTTTTAAATTACTCTCAAGAAAACGATGTCACTTCCTTGCAAGTTGTTGATAAAAAAGGAACAATTAGGGGTGATTCTAATATAAATAATCGGGCTCTAATTGGTCAAAAAACCACTAATTCAGATATTAAAGACGCACTTTATAGCGGACAACCTCAAAGAAAACAAGTTTTTGATCGTAGTTATGGCAATACCTATGTTCTTGCAATGCCAATTAAATTAACGAATAATTCAACTAATGCAAATACAACAGTTGGCGTAGTTTATGTAAGAGCTAGTATGGAAAGCGTCTATAATAATGTTTCGAGAATGATGATTATTTTCTATACTGCAACTGTTGCTGCTGTTTTCTTAGCAATAATTTTAGCGATTATTATCAGTCGAACGATGACTCGTCCAATTGATGACGTCAAAAACCAGGCCATTAAATTGGCTAAAGGTGACTATTCAAGTTTAGTACCAGTTTATTCTTCTGATGATTTAGGCCAACTAGCCCAATCCATTAATGAATTTTCTCTTCAAATTAGAGAAGCGCATGATTTAAGTCAACGGGAAAGAAATCGACTTGATTCAGTTTTGTTTCATATGACTGACGGAGTCATTGCCACAGATCGGGTTGGGAAAATTTCAATAATCAATGAACGTGCTTTAGAGTTTCTTAATTTAGAGCGCGAGGAAATTGTCGGCAAATCAATTCTTGAAGTTTTAAAACTTGATGACCAGTATTCAGTTAGAGAAATTTTAGAGCAACCTCATGGAATCAAAATTGATCAAAATCACGGGCAAGAAGATGAATTGATTTTAAATGTTGATTTTGCGACTCTAAAAGCGGCAAATGGCTATATCACTGGCTTAGTCTGCGTTCTCCACGATATTACAGAACAACAAAAAAACGATCGCGAACAGCGCGAATTTGTTTCAAACGTTTCTCATGAATTAAGAACTCCTCTAACTAGTATGAGGAGTTACCTTGAAGCCTTAGACGATGGTGCTTGGCAAGACAAAAATTATGCTCCTAAATTTATCAATGTCTCCTTAAATGAAACTAACCGGATGATTAGAATGATCAATGATCTATTAAATTTATCGCGTTTAGATCGTGGGACTTTTAAGCTTAATTTAGAATATATTGATTTGATTGAATTTACTAATTTTGTTCTTGACCGGTTTGATATGATGATTAAAACTGATGGGGGAGATCACCAAAACAGTAAAGCTGTTAGCGATTTTGAGGACTTAAATAAGAAAAAATATCGAATCATTCGTCGTTACGATCGAAGTTCGATTTGGCTTGAAGTCGATCCTGATCGTTTAATGCAGGTTATCGATAATATCATTAACAATGCGATCAAGTATTCACCTGAAGGAGGAGAAATTAGAGTTGAGATTAAAACCACTGATCACAACGTAATTTTTGCAATTACTGATCAAGGCCAAGGAATCTCTAAAAAGGAACGAAGTAAAATTTTTAATCGCTTTTATCGTATTGAACGTGCTCGTTCCAGAATGAATGGAGGAACTGGTCTCGGACTTGCAATCAGTAAGGAAGTAATTGAGACTTTAGGCGGTCATATTTGGGTGGAATCGAAAGAGAACGTTGGCTCAACTTTTTCTTTCTCACTGCCTTACGATTGGCACAAATGGGAGGATCAAAATGCATAA
- a CDS encoding two-component system regulatory protein YycI, which produces MNFKRIEILFIFVFFFLDIFLFFNYQQTVNVQSNSEKETTVTDAINEMRKDNISVPKVSSTRKQKGYLLSYSHTGANNNEKDSAATNLLQKKVTLKTPITISKKNPVEDLKKFIENNSEINHAQDYVYSKDLSSDKHFVFVQKFQKNLFYDLNGQLSFDLKGNVISDYLISHIDSLSESKEFETIMSEEEAIVKLYTLNEIPNNTRILWRQLAYSWMLEANNVSVYVPTWYIALQNKRTKNITIEKINAFTGALWKASF; this is translated from the coding sequence ATGAACTTTAAAAGAATCGAAATCCTTTTTATATTTGTTTTCTTTTTCTTAGACATTTTCCTCTTCTTTAACTATCAGCAAACCGTTAATGTGCAGTCAAATTCAGAGAAAGAGACCACAGTCACTGATGCCATTAACGAAATGCGTAAAGATAACATTTCAGTTCCAAAGGTTTCTTCGACCAGGAAACAAAAAGGCTACTTATTATCATATTCTCATACAGGTGCTAATAATAACGAGAAAGATTCAGCTGCAACAAATCTTTTGCAGAAAAAAGTTACTCTTAAAACTCCTATTACAATTTCTAAAAAGAATCCAGTGGAGGACTTAAAGAAGTTTATCGAGAATAATAGTGAAATAAACCATGCGCAAGATTACGTTTATAGCAAAGATCTAAGTTCAGATAAACATTTTGTTTTTGTCCAGAAATTTCAAAAGAATCTGTTTTATGATCTAAATGGGCAACTGTCTTTTGATCTTAAAGGAAATGTTATTTCTGATTATTTAATTTCACACATCGATAGTTTAAGTGAATCTAAAGAATTTGAAACAATTATGTCGGAAGAAGAAGCAATTGTAAAATTATATACGTTAAATGAAATTCCAAATAATACTCGAATTTTGTGGCGCCAGCTAGCTTATTCGTGGATGCTTGAAGCAAATAACGTTTCAGTTTATGTTCCAACATGGTACATCGCACTACAAAATAAAAGAACCAAAAATATTACAATTGAAAAGATAAATGCCTTTACCGGTGCTCTTTGGAAAGCGAGTTTTTAA
- the yycF gene encoding response regulator YycF: MAKKILVVDDEKPITDIIKFNLNKEGFDVVTAFDGEEALAKFKSENPDLILLDLMLPKIDGLEVSRQIRKSSNTPIIIISAKDDEIDKIIGLELGADDYVTKPFSNRELVARVKANLRRSDIAPAATNKSSKLKISDLEIDTDAYTVKKNDKTIELTNREYELLVYLARHVGQVMTREHLLQKIWDYDYFGDGRTVDVTIRRLREKVEDSPSNPTFLITKRGIGYYLNDPSNNE; encoded by the coding sequence ATGGCAAAAAAAATTCTTGTTGTGGACGATGAAAAACCAATCACTGACATTATTAAATTTAATTTGAATAAGGAGGGGTTTGATGTTGTCACAGCATTTGATGGGGAAGAGGCACTTGCCAAATTTAAATCGGAAAATCCTGATTTAATTTTGCTTGACTTAATGCTCCCAAAAATTGACGGACTAGAAGTATCTCGCCAAATCAGAAAATCAAGTAATACACCGATTATTATTATTTCCGCCAAAGATGATGAAATTGATAAAATCATTGGACTGGAATTAGGAGCTGATGACTATGTTACAAAGCCTTTTTCAAACCGTGAGTTAGTTGCAAGAGTAAAAGCCAACTTACGACGGAGTGATATCGCACCTGCAGCAACTAATAAAAGTTCTAAACTAAAGATTTCTGATTTAGAAATTGACACCGATGCCTATACGGTGAAAAAGAATGATAAGACAATTGAACTGACAAACCGGGAGTATGAATTGTTAGTGTATCTAGCTCGTCATGTTGGTCAAGTGATGACCAGAGAACATTTGCTCCAGAAAATTTGGGATTATGATTATTTTGGTGATGGTCGGACAGTTGATGTAACAATTAGAAGATTACGGGAAAAAGTTGAAGATTCACCAAGTAATCCAACATTTTTAATTACCAAAAGGGGAATTGGCTATTATTTAAATGATCCATCAAATAATGAGTAA
- the adhE gene encoding bifunctional acetaldehyde-CoA/alcohol dehydrogenase, with the protein MDTTKRAPKKVLTEADKAKLEKEAQAQIQKLVDRSKKAEAIFATYSQEQVDKIVAAMALAASENSLSLAHEAYEETGRGVVEDKDTKNRFASESIYNAIKNDKTVGVVSEDPVKGQVQIAAPLGILAAVTPTTNPTSTTIFKSLIAAKTRNTVIFAFHPQAQKCSSHAAQIIYEAGVAAGAPEDFILWVEKPSIQATSALMKNPGIASIIATGGPAMVYSALSSGNPSMGVGAGNGAVFVDHTANIQRAAEDLLISKRFDNGMICATENSVIVEASVYKEFMDKLEELGAYVVPKKDYKKIEDFVFNDTNHVNGPVAGMSAKWIAEQSGVNLPKDKDVMLFELDSKNIGEKLSSEKLTPLLSVYKAKDREDGIKIVQGLLNYQGAGHNAAIQIGSQVDPFVKEYADKIGAARILVNQPDAIGGIGDFYNDAMRPSLTLGTGSWGKNSLSHNLSTSDLLNIKTVARRRNRPQWVRIPKDIYYERNSITYLQDISNMKRAFIVADPGMVQFGFVEKVMDQLELRLEPIKTSLYGTIKPDPTLGQAIEIAQQMAQFKPDTVIALGGGSALDAAKIARYMYEYSFDHEGILDDMAGLKELFTELQQKFMDIRKRIVKFDEPKHCQMVAIPTTSGTGSEVTPFAVITDDETHVKYPLADYELTPQIAIIDPELVMTVPKRTVAWSGLDALSHSLESYVSVMSSEFTRPWALEAIKLIFENLATSYKYDPQNPTKEGEEARVKMHYAATLAGMSFGNAFLGINHSLAHKTGGEFGLPHGLAISIAMQHVIRFNAVTGNVKRSPFPRYEVYTAQKDYADIARSLGLKGKNDAELVDSLIKEIQKLCEAVDVDTTLSGNGVKKKDFDNALDKLVDLVYNDQCTPANPRQPKLEEIRQLLIDQF; encoded by the coding sequence ATGGATACAACTAAGCGTGCTCCAAAAAAAGTTTTAACTGAAGCTGATAAAGCTAAACTTGAAAAAGAGGCCCAAGCTCAGATCCAAAAACTAGTTGATCGAAGTAAGAAAGCTGAAGCAATATTTGCAACTTATAGTCAAGAACAAGTTGACAAAATTGTTGCTGCGATGGCTTTAGCAGCTAGTGAAAATTCACTAAGCTTGGCTCATGAAGCATACGAAGAGACTGGACGAGGCGTAGTAGAGGACAAGGATACAAAGAATCGTTTTGCCTCAGAATCAATTTACAACGCAATTAAAAACGATAAAACCGTCGGGGTAGTTAGTGAAGATCCTGTCAAGGGGCAAGTTCAAATTGCAGCTCCTTTAGGGATTTTGGCCGCAGTAACTCCTACTACAAATCCAACTTCAACAACCATTTTTAAATCTTTGATTGCAGCCAAAACTAGAAATACAGTTATTTTTGCATTTCACCCACAAGCGCAGAAATGTTCTTCACATGCAGCACAAATTATTTATGAAGCAGGAGTTGCTGCTGGTGCGCCTGAAGATTTTATTTTATGGGTTGAAAAACCAAGTATTCAAGCCACGTCTGCTTTGATGAAAAATCCAGGAATTGCTTCGATTATTGCAACTGGTGGCCCAGCGATGGTTTATTCAGCATTAAGTTCAGGTAATCCTTCGATGGGAGTTGGCGCTGGAAATGGAGCCGTTTTTGTTGATCATACCGCTAATATTCAACGAGCAGCTGAAGATTTATTAATCTCTAAACGATTTGATAATGGAATGATCTGTGCAACCGAAAATTCAGTGATTGTTGAGGCCTCAGTCTACAAAGAATTTATGGATAAGCTTGAAGAATTAGGGGCTTATGTAGTTCCAAAGAAAGATTATAAGAAGATTGAAGATTTTGTTTTCAATGATACGAATCATGTTAACGGGCCCGTAGCAGGGATGTCCGCAAAATGGATTGCTGAACAATCAGGCGTTAATCTTCCTAAAGATAAAGATGTGATGCTTTTTGAACTTGATTCAAAAAATATTGGTGAAAAATTGTCGTCAGAAAAATTAACTCCATTACTTTCCGTTTATAAAGCTAAGGACCGGGAAGATGGAATTAAAATTGTTCAAGGTTTGCTAAATTATCAAGGGGCTGGGCACAATGCAGCTATTCAAATCGGTTCACAGGTTGATCCATTTGTTAAAGAATACGCAGATAAGATTGGAGCTGCTAGAATTTTAGTCAATCAACCAGATGCAATTGGTGGAATTGGAGATTTCTATAACGATGCAATGCGTCCAAGCTTAACATTAGGAACTGGTTCATGGGGTAAAAATTCATTGTCACATAATCTATCAACATCAGATCTCTTAAATATCAAAACGGTTGCTCGTCGTCGTAACCGACCGCAATGGGTAAGAATTCCTAAAGATATATATTATGAAAGAAATTCAATTACCTACTTACAAGATATCAGCAACATGAAGCGAGCGTTTATTGTTGCTGATCCAGGAATGGTTCAGTTTGGTTTTGTTGAAAAAGTTATGGATCAACTTGAATTACGACTGGAACCAATTAAGACTTCACTTTATGGCACAATTAAGCCTGATCCGACTCTTGGGCAAGCAATTGAAATTGCGCAACAAATGGCTCAATTTAAGCCTGACACAGTCATTGCTTTGGGTGGTGGATCTGCTCTTGATGCTGCGAAAATTGCCCGTTATATGTATGAATATTCTTTTGACCATGAAGGCATCTTAGATGACATGGCGGGATTAAAAGAGCTGTTTACTGAATTACAACAAAAATTTATGGATATTCGTAAACGGATCGTTAAATTTGATGAACCTAAGCACTGTCAAATGGTTGCGATTCCGACAACATCTGGAACTGGTTCAGAAGTTACGCCTTTTGCTGTAATCACTGATGATGAAACTCACGTAAAATATCCGCTCGCTGACTATGAATTAACACCTCAAATTGCAATTATTGATCCTGAATTAGTTATGACTGTACCAAAGAGAACTGTTGCGTGGTCTGGACTCGATGCTTTGTCGCATTCATTGGAAAGTTATGTTTCAGTAATGTCATCTGAATTTACTCGGCCATGGGCGTTGGAAGCAATTAAATTGATTTTTGAAAACTTGGCAACCTCTTATAAGTATGATCCTCAGAACCCAACAAAAGAAGGGGAAGAAGCGCGAGTTAAAATGCATTATGCAGCTACTCTTGCTGGAATGAGTTTTGGTAACGCATTTCTTGGAATTAATCACTCACTTGCACATAAAACAGGTGGGGAGTTTGGTTTGCCTCATGGTTTGGCAATTTCGATCGCAATGCAGCATGTTATTCGCTTTAACGCGGTAACAGGTAATGTTAAACGTAGTCCATTTCCGCGTTATGAGGTCTACACGGCTCAAAAAGATTACGCAGATATTGCTCGTTCACTTGGTTTAAAAGGTAAAAACGACGCTGAGTTAGTCGATTCATTAATCAAAGAAATTCAAAAACTTTGTGAAGCAGTTGATGTTGATACTACTCTGAGTGGTAACGGAGTGAAGAAAAAAGATTTTGATAACGCTTTAGATAAATTAGTCGATCTGGTTTACAACGATCAGTGTACGCCAGCTAATCCGCGTCAGCCAAAACTTGAAGAAATTAGACAACTATTAATTGATCAATTCTAA
- a CDS encoding S1C family serine protease: MDNNYQSNNNLNSENNEFSKQQKKSKGGVGIKTLTLVVVIAALLGGGIGGAVVHLMNNKNQTIKTTTGATTQPTKISNVVVKENSDSEKAFNKVKDAVVSVINLQKQQPTSSLFGGIFGSQRGNSSGNNSGSLQESSEGSGVIYQKSNGQAFVVTNNHVVAGSDKLEVLLSDGSKVNAKLLGTDSVTDLAVLQIDAAKVKTVASFGDSNAISPGQKVLAIGSPMGSKFATSVTQGIVSAKSRTIDVSDEDTGQTTGQATVIQTDAAINPGNSGGALINIGGQVIGITSMKLSGSSSSTSVEGMGFAIPSSEVVQIVNQLEKNGKVARPALGVSPVDLSDVSSTQQSSVLHLPSSVKTGVVVVSLTDNSPAAKGGVKQYDVIYQIDGKKVDTVVDLRTQLFKYQIGDTITLSVYRGSEKMDLKVKLTETAKQEITTKQGQNN, from the coding sequence ATGGATAATAATTATCAAAGCAATAACAATTTGAACTCTGAAAATAATGAATTCTCGAAGCAACAAAAAAAATCCAAAGGAGGAGTCGGGATTAAAACGCTGACTCTAGTTGTCGTCATTGCAGCTTTGTTAGGTGGTGGAATTGGTGGGGCTGTTGTTCATTTGATGAATAATAAAAACCAGACCATCAAAACAACAACTGGCGCTACTACCCAACCAACAAAAATTAGCAATGTTGTTGTTAAAGAAAATTCTGATTCAGAAAAGGCCTTTAACAAAGTAAAAGATGCAGTTGTTTCTGTCATAAATTTACAAAAGCAACAACCAACTAGTAGTCTTTTCGGCGGAATTTTCGGTAGTCAAAGGGGAAATTCGTCCGGTAATAATTCTGGCAGCTTACAAGAATCTAGTGAAGGTTCTGGGGTAATTTATCAAAAAAGCAATGGACAAGCATTTGTAGTTACTAATAATCACGTAGTTGCCGGATCGGATAAGCTTGAAGTTTTACTTAGTGATGGTTCTAAAGTTAATGCTAAACTGCTTGGAACTGATTCGGTAACCGATCTAGCTGTTTTACAGATTGATGCAGCAAAAGTTAAAACAGTTGCGTCATTTGGCGATTCCAATGCCATTAGTCCTGGACAAAAAGTCCTTGCGATTGGTTCACCGATGGGGAGTAAATTTGCAACTTCCGTAACTCAAGGAATAGTTTCAGCTAAATCCAGAACAATCGATGTTAGTGATGAAGATACTGGTCAAACAACTGGTCAAGCAACAGTTATCCAAACAGATGCAGCTATCAATCCAGGTAATTCAGGCGGCGCCTTAATTAATATCGGCGGTCAGGTTATTGGGATTACTTCGATGAAATTATCTGGTAGTTCAAGTAGCACTTCTGTTGAAGGGATGGGCTTTGCAATTCCTAGTAGCGAAGTTGTTCAAATCGTTAATCAATTAGAAAAGAATGGAAAAGTTGCAAGACCAGCTTTAGGTGTATCGCCTGTTGATCTTTCAGACGTTTCATCAACGCAACAATCTTCAGTCCTTCACTTACCATCTTCTGTTAAAACTGGAGTTGTAGTTGTTTCATTAACTGATAATTCTCCGGCTGCTAAAGGTGGGGTTAAACAATACGATGTTATTTATCAAATTGACGGTAAAAAAGTTGACACTGTTGTTGATTTACGAACCCAATTATTCAAATATCAAATTGGTGACACGATTACTTTGAGTGTTTACCGTGGTAGTGAAAAGATGGATCTGAAGGTCAAACTAACAGAAACGGCTAAACAAGAAATAACCACCAAGCAAGGGCAAAATAACTAA